A single genomic interval of Candidatus Bipolaricaulis anaerobius harbors:
- a CDS encoding A/G-specific adenine glycosylase has protein sequence MVGQLSGEEVRAPLLAWFRRSARDLPWRRTRDPYAILVSEILLQQTRVEQALRYYPRFMAAFPNLGALTQAAEEDVLRAWAGAGYYRRARSLHRLARIVTETGLPTRATELAELPGIGPYTAAAVASIAFGEPVAAVDGNVRRVLARLFAAEDPSARWLRATAEGLLDPEDPRSWNQAMMELGATVCTPKDPRCASCPVAGSCAGKNDAGRYPAPRARRPRSVLATALVLRAPQGYVLEKRDGQALGGLWGVPLAEGADGLNALLSRYGVRDPQALGTVRHAFTHKRLSVAVYEASWEGPGEDPQARPLSQLDRKILALAECGR, from the coding sequence ATGGTTGGGCAGCTCAGCGGGGAGGAGGTGAGGGCACCCCTCCTCGCATGGTTCAGACGAAGCGCACGGGACCTCCCCTGGCGAAGGACCCGCGATCCCTACGCAATCCTCGTCTCGGAGATCCTCCTCCAGCAGACGAGGGTCGAGCAGGCGCTCCGATACTACCCCCGGTTCATGGCGGCGTTCCCCAACCTGGGCGCCCTCACCCAAGCGGCAGAGGAAGATGTGCTGCGGGCCTGGGCGGGAGCGGGCTACTACCGGCGGGCGCGGAGCCTCCACCGGCTGGCCCGGATCGTGACCGAGACCGGCCTCCCCACCCGGGCAACGGAGCTCGCCGAGCTCCCTGGGATCGGGCCCTACACCGCGGCGGCGGTGGCCTCGATCGCGTTCGGGGAGCCGGTCGCCGCGGTGGATGGGAATGTGCGGCGGGTCCTTGCGCGCCTGTTCGCCGCGGAGGACCCGAGCGCCCGCTGGCTGCGGGCTACGGCGGAGGGGCTCCTCGATCCGGAGGATCCCCGTTCGTGGAACCAGGCGATGATGGAGCTCGGGGCGACCGTGTGCACGCCGAAGGATCCCCGTTGCGCCTCCTGCCCCGTGGCGGGGTCCTGCGCGGGGAAGAACGACGCGGGTCGGTACCCCGCTCCCCGGGCACGGAGGCCGAGGTCGGTCCTAGCGACGGCCCTCGTCCTGCGCGCGCCGCAGGGGTACGTCCTGGAGAAACGTGATGGGCAGGCCCTCGGTGGCCTGTGGGGGGTCCCGCTAGCCGAGGGAGCGGACGGGCTGAACGCGCTCCTCTCCCGGTACGGGGTTCGGGATCCGCAGGCGTTGGGCACGGTGAGGCATGCCTTCACCCACAAGCGGCTCTCCGTCGCCGTGTACGAGGCAAGTTGGGAGGGCCCCGGCGAGGACCCGCAGGCGCGCCCGCTCTCCCAGCTCGACCGGAAGATCCTCGCCCTGGCCGAGTGCGGACGGTGA
- the mobB gene encoding molybdopterin-guanine dinucleotide biosynthesis protein B: protein MKVVAVIGHKGAGKTTFLRELIPVLIERGHRVGTAKHVAPDVEPDHLGKDTQLHREAGAERVLLYSDRHGALFWDHEGTPLKDYLDRYMADLDLVLLEGFKTSDYPKIEVYRSGEPLAGRIPVLAVVSDRPVRVPDGTEVLPLDPEAVADFLEAEILSP from the coding sequence ATGAAGGTCGTGGCGGTCATCGGACACAAGGGAGCGGGGAAGACGACGTTCCTCCGAGAGCTCATTCCGGTCCTCATCGAGCGCGGGCACCGCGTGGGGACAGCGAAGCACGTCGCCCCGGACGTGGAGCCGGACCATCTCGGAAAGGACACCCAGCTCCACCGCGAAGCGGGGGCGGAGCGCGTGCTCCTCTACTCCGACCGCCACGGGGCCCTGTTCTGGGACCACGAGGGCACGCCGCTGAAGGACTACCTCGACCGGTACATGGCGGACCTCGACCTCGTCCTCCTCGAGGGGTTCAAGACCTCGGACTACCCGAAGATCGAGGTCTACCGGTCCGGGGAGCCCCTCGCCGGGCGGATTCCCGTCCTCGCCGTGGTCTCGGATCGCCCGGTGCGCGTCCCGGATGGGACCGAGGTCCTCCCTCTCGACCCGGAAGCCGTGGCCGATTTCCTCGAGGCGGAGATCCTCAGCCCCTGA
- a CDS encoding MGMT family protein produces the protein MNELYARIYDLIRHIPPGRVATYGDIGAWAGCGARTVGYALAALRGRMEPPVPWQRVINADGACSLGEEQQRFLEEEGVVFGPDGRTDLAFFSWDGP, from the coding sequence GTGAACGAGCTCTACGCAAGGATCTATGATCTCATCCGCCACATCCCGCCGGGCAGGGTGGCGACGTACGGGGACATCGGGGCGTGGGCTGGGTGTGGGGCGCGCACGGTGGGGTACGCCCTCGCCGCACTGCGGGGGAGGATGGAGCCGCCCGTCCCGTGGCAGAGGGTGATCAATGCTGACGGGGCGTGCAGTCTGGGTGAGGAGCAGCAGCGCTTCCTCGAAGAGGAGGGCGTGGTGTTCGGCCCCGATGGGCGGACCGACCTCGCCTTCTTCAGCTGGGACGGTCCGTGA
- a CDS encoding GGDEF domain-containing protein: MAPLEVDAFLYPALNCIAVGEVLPGSGRCQLYSAEDRAEKACGAILESIADLALRQTPFRRVVVSAYDPPLTRAGEVSRVVAYAARGLTPEDEALLRRFVEQGGTVTASRFPPSYRANASYYIPAGAAAAEVAPAVKSRRRFIVPGGWHQDDLLLTPVEFEGQILGAISVDDPRDGSRPTPATLRALAELARMAATSLSRTEVRCDPDQSLLRILAEHCMAGFLVTDGDSLSYVNGRIVELFGYSREELRALRPWWQLIHPDERAMVLHPTGEIQRTGVRARGVRKDSTTVWLLVRSYSLQCLDRQAHLLDVLDISDQVQTEELLREKAMHDPLTGLLNRHYFDETIHTELKRSQRYKRSFTLLLTDLRGFKRVNDQLGHARGDDVLQAIAQLIRRTLRESDWVVRYGGDEFLIVLPETAAPVDAVAQRLRTAVELWNREHLPELPIALDMGWATWTPDRPCTIRDLLEAADAQLYAEKQRQGLRP, encoded by the coding sequence TTGGCCCCGTTGGAAGTTGACGCGTTCCTGTATCCCGCACTAAACTGCATCGCTGTGGGCGAGGTGCTACCGGGTTCAGGGCGTTGTCAACTGTATTCCGCAGAGGATCGTGCGGAGAAGGCGTGCGGGGCCATCCTGGAGTCGATCGCCGATCTTGCACTGCGGCAGACCCCGTTTCGCCGGGTCGTGGTCAGCGCCTACGATCCCCCTCTGACCCGAGCGGGGGAGGTCTCCCGCGTCGTGGCGTACGCCGCGCGCGGGCTCACCCCCGAGGACGAGGCCCTGCTGCGTCGCTTCGTTGAGCAGGGTGGAACCGTTACTGCCTCTCGCTTCCCCCCCTCCTACCGGGCCAACGCCTCCTACTACATCCCCGCCGGAGCGGCCGCAGCGGAGGTGGCCCCCGCCGTGAAGAGCCGCCGCCGGTTCATCGTCCCGGGAGGCTGGCACCAGGACGACCTCCTCCTCACCCCGGTTGAATTCGAGGGGCAGATCCTCGGGGCGATCTCGGTGGATGACCCCCGCGACGGATCTCGCCCCACCCCAGCCACGCTCCGCGCGCTTGCGGAACTGGCACGGATGGCGGCCACCTCCCTCTCCCGCACCGAGGTCCGCTGCGACCCCGACCAATCCCTGCTCCGCATCCTCGCCGAGCACTGCATGGCTGGATTCCTGGTGACGGATGGGGATAGCCTCTCCTACGTGAACGGACGGATTGTGGAGCTATTCGGCTATTCACGGGAAGAGCTCCGCGCCCTGCGGCCGTGGTGGCAGCTCATCCATCCCGACGAGCGGGCGATGGTCCTTCACCCGACGGGGGAGATCCAGCGGACGGGAGTGAGGGCGCGCGGCGTGCGCAAGGACTCAACCACGGTGTGGCTCCTCGTGCGCTCTTACTCCCTGCAGTGCCTGGACCGCCAGGCGCACCTGCTGGACGTCCTCGACATCAGCGACCAGGTTCAAACCGAAGAGCTCCTGCGGGAGAAGGCGATGCACGACCCCCTGACCGGGCTTCTCAACCGGCACTACTTCGACGAGACCATTCACACAGAGCTGAAGAGGTCCCAACGCTACAAGAGGTCGTTCACCCTCCTCCTGACCGACCTGCGGGGGTTCAAGCGGGTGAACGACCAACTGGGGCATGCGCGGGGGGATGACGTCCTGCAGGCCATCGCCCAGCTCATCCGCCGGACGCTACGCGAGAGCGACTGGGTCGTGCGGTACGGGGGGGACGAGTTCCTGATCGTCCTCCCCGAGACGGCGGCCCCGGTGGACGCCGTGGCCCAGCGGCTGCGGACCGCGGTCGAGCTGTGGAACCGCGAGCACCTGCCGGAGCTCCCGATCGCATTGGACATGGGGTGGGCCACCTGGACCCCCGACCGTCCGTGTACGATCCGCGACCTCCTCGAGGCCGCCGACGCCCAGTTGTACGCGGAAAAACAGCGACAGGGCCTGCGACCCTAG